The following are encoded together in the Flavihumibacter fluvii genome:
- a CDS encoding efflux RND transporter periplasmic adaptor subunit, whose translation MKNILLIAIVFTTLAGCGNAAKTDESTTEPGYENAVILTDSQMKNAAIEMGKITQREISSILKVNGKVDVPPQNMVSISVPLGGYLKSTRLLPGMHVNRGEVLAVVEDQQYIQLQQDYLTAKSQIGFLENEYIRQKELNQSQASSDKVFQQAEAQYHSQRVLLTALTEKLRLAGINTELINENNIFRSVNIFSPINGFVSKVNVNIGKYVSPTDVLFELVNPSDIHLALKVYEKDLGKLHIGQKLTAYTNSQPENKHDCEILLIGKDLSADRNTDVHCHFETYDKTLVPGTYMNAEIEVKNTNAYALPADALVSFEGKQYIFRVKGKNQFEMMEVTAGESENGYTEILTPDPAGLSNAEFVTKGAYALLMSLKNKAE comes from the coding sequence ATGAAGAATATTCTTTTAATAGCGATTGTTTTTACCACGCTGGCTGGATGTGGAAATGCTGCCAAAACAGATGAATCAACCACAGAACCCGGATATGAAAATGCGGTTATCTTAACTGATTCACAAATGAAGAATGCCGCAATTGAAATGGGTAAAATTACGCAACGTGAAATTTCATCTATTCTAAAAGTGAATGGGAAGGTAGATGTGCCACCGCAGAACATGGTATCGATTAGTGTTCCCCTTGGTGGTTACCTCAAATCAACAAGGTTATTGCCTGGTATGCATGTTAACCGCGGTGAGGTGCTTGCAGTGGTGGAAGACCAGCAATACATCCAGTTGCAGCAGGATTACCTTACTGCTAAATCGCAGATTGGTTTCCTGGAGAATGAATACATCAGGCAGAAGGAATTGAACCAAAGCCAGGCCTCGAGTGATAAGGTATTTCAGCAGGCTGAAGCACAATACCATAGCCAACGCGTATTACTTACAGCTTTGACTGAAAAACTTAGACTTGCTGGAATCAATACTGAGCTGATTAATGAAAACAATATTTTCCGAAGCGTGAATATCTTTTCACCCATCAATGGTTTCGTATCTAAAGTAAATGTAAATATTGGTAAATATGTTTCGCCTACAGATGTGTTGTTTGAACTGGTAAATCCCTCTGATATCCATTTGGCTTTAAAAGTTTATGAAAAAGACCTGGGCAAATTGCATATTGGGCAAAAATTAACGGCGTACACCAATAGCCAGCCAGAGAATAAGCACGATTGTGAAATATTGCTGATCGGCAAGGACCTTTCAGCTGATCGGAATACAGACGTGCATTGCCATTTCGAAACCTATGATAAAACCCTTGTTCCTGGTACTTATATGAATGCTGAAATTGAAGTAAAAAATACTAATGCCTATGCATTGCCTGCAGATGCCCTGGTTAGTTTTGAAGGAAAACAGTACATATTCAGGGTAAAAGGCAAAAACCAATTTGAAATGATGGAAGTAACAGCCGGAGAAAGTGAAAATGGGTACACTGAAATTTTGACTCCCGACCCCGCTGGACTTTCCAATGCGGAATTTGTAACGAAAGGCGCATATGCCTTATTGATGTCGTTAAAGAATAAGGCGGAATAA